The genomic stretch TGACTGGGCTTTGACGACACCCGGGAGGAGGCGGACCGGCTGGTCAGGGAGCACATCGCCACCGATCGCGAGAAGTCCCACGCCGTGACGATTGGCGCTCCCCGGGTGCGTAGACAGCGGCGCTCATCCGTCTCTTCCCCTTCGGCCGACGCGGGTCGACGGGGAAGGTCACGTGCGTTACTGGCTCGTGCCCGTGAGTTCGATCACCTTGCCGGCGCGGAGCACGTTCATCTTGAACGGGGCGCCCGGCGTCACGGCGGCCAACGTGTTGCGGATCTTCTCGATGTTCTCCTCGGACACCACGGGGATGTCCTCCACCGAGAGGATGATATCGCCACCGACGGGGACCTCCTTCCCCCCGATGGTGACGATCCCGTCGCTCCCCTGCAGGCCCGTGTTCCACGCCACCGAGCCCTGGGCAACCGTCTTGACCAGGAACCCGGCGGGCGCCGGGACGTTGAAGACCGTCGCGAGGCGACCCGTCAGGAGCACCCCTTGGAGGGCGCCCCAGAACACCTTCCGGGGGACCAAGAGGTTCTGCGCGCTCTTGATCGTCACGATGAAGCCCAGACCCTCGCTGCCGCCGGACTTTGAAATGTTCTGGCTGACGATGCCGATGACCTCGCCCGCCATGTTGAACACCGGGCCTCCGGAGTTCCCCGTGTTGATCGTGGCTGTGGTCTGAAGGAACTCCGCCAGGGGCATGTCCGGAAAGATGGTGTTGGGAGGCCAGCGGGCGCTGATCCAGCCCACGCTCATCGAATAGGCGAGCCCGTAGGGGGCGCCGACGATCATGACCTGCTGGCCGACCCGCATGGTGTCGGAGTCACCCGTCCGGGCCACCCGCATGGCCTTGGTCACGCGCTCGAGCTGCAGGAGCGAGACATCAGCAGCCGCATTGGCCGAGATGATGGTCGCCCCCACGACCTCGCCGCCGATGCCCTCGACGGTGATCTCGTCCATGCCGTTGACGACGTGGGCCGCCGTCATCACCCTGCCGTGTACACCGTCGTTGGAGATCAGGACACCGGAGCCTGTCTCGTTGAAGTGGGTGATCCCCTCAGCGCCAACGTCCCGCCCCTTGGCCCGCACCACGACGACGGTCGGGCTGACCCGGGTGAAGAGGTCGTCCAGGCTTTGGCTCTGGGATTGGCCTGGCACCTGGGTCCGGCCCGGGGCCTGAGCCTCGACCGCCTGGCCGACGGCCGGCAACATGGCGGCGGCGAGTATCACAGCGTGCACCTTCTTCACGGCGCCCCCTGGGTGGACCCTTGGTTCGTGCACTGGAGTAGAGATGCCGAGGTTCCTGCCAGCCCGACGCCTAGCCTCCCGGTCGGACTTCGGCGAAGTGTGGCCCATGACCCGACGCCGTGCCATTGGACCTTAGTCCAATTTGGACGATTCATCCTGTTCCGATCTGTTCAACTCAGCCTGCCTTCTCCTCCCGATTCGCTCGCTCCCGCTCGCTCACTGATGTCATGAGAACGGCCTGGCGTTGCTGGTAGGGTCAACGGACCCGATGATGACAACGTCCGCCAAGAGGAGGCCACGCTCATGACATCGGTGGGATGCGACCTGCACACGCGGAAGCAACAAGTCGCGGTCCTCGACACGGCAACGGGAGAAATGCTCAAGGCAGAGCTCGCGCACGCCGGCGATGCTGTCGAGTGGTTCTACGTCGCGCTGCCCCGCCCCGTCACGGTGGGCATCGAAAGCACTGGCTACGCGCTCTGGTTCCACGCCTTTGACGGCCTCGCCCACGACCAGGGTGTGGCCCAGGCGCTGCATCAAGATCCGCGCCATGATCGTCCGCGGACGCTGCTCTCATCATGCTTCGCGATGAGATCGACTATGACAAGTTCTGCCGACGCGGTCGGGCCGTGCGTGTGACACAGGAGGGTGTCCGCAGCCCGGCGTAAGACATCGGACGCCTCCTGTTCCGGGTCCCGTCCGGGGCCTACGTTCCAGTGCGGGCGTTCTCGGGGTGATTGATGGTCTACCATGACC from Candidatus Methylomirabilota bacterium encodes the following:
- a CDS encoding trypsin-like peptidase domain-containing protein, translating into MKKVHAVILAAAMLPAVGQAVEAQAPGRTQVPGQSQSQSLDDLFTRVSPTVVVVRAKGRDVGAEGITHFNETGSGVLISNDGVHGRVMTAAHVVNGMDEITVEGIGGEVVGATIISANAAADVSLLQLERVTKAMRVARTGDSDTMRVGQQVMIVGAPYGLAYSMSVGWISARWPPNTIFPDMPLAEFLQTTATINTGNSGGPVFNMAGEVIGIVSQNISKSGGSEGLGFIVTIKSAQNLLVPRKVFWGALQGVLLTGRLATVFNVPAPAGFLVKTVAQGSVAWNTGLQGSDGIVTIGGKEVPVGGDIILSVEDIPVVSEENIEKIRNTLAAVTPGAPFKMNVLRAGKVIELTGTSQ